In one window of Myxococcus virescens DNA:
- the ftsA gene encoding cell division protein FtsA, producing MAKQKSGEIIVGLDIGTTKICAIVGELTDSGIDIIGIGTHPSKGLRKGVVVNIEATVSSIRRAVEEAELMAGAEISHVYTGIAGGHIKGFNSQGIVAVKDKEVREADIARVIDAAKAVAIPLDREVIHVLPQEFIIDDQGGIKEPLGMAGVRLEAKVHIVTGAVSSAQNIVKCANRTGLNVSDIVLQPLASAEAVLGEDEKELGVCLVDIGGGTTDIAIFSGGSIVHTAVIALGGNNLTSDIAIGLRTPAHEAERIKQKYGCALSSLINKDDTIEVPSVGGRHPRVLGRQILCEILEPRVEEIFQLVHREIQKCGYEDLLASGVVITGGSTLLAGMPELAEEVLGLPVRRGMPRGIGGLVDVVKSPMYATGVGLVVYGARHLDRRMFRIREENVYKKVKGRMREWLEEIF from the coding sequence ATGGCGAAGCAGAAGTCGGGGGAGATCATCGTCGGCCTCGACATCGGCACGACGAAGATCTGCGCCATCGTCGGAGAGCTGACCGACAGCGGCATCGACATCATCGGTATCGGTACGCATCCGTCGAAGGGTCTGCGCAAGGGCGTGGTGGTGAACATCGAGGCGACCGTCTCTTCCATCCGCCGCGCGGTGGAAGAAGCGGAGCTCATGGCGGGGGCGGAGATTTCCCACGTCTACACGGGCATCGCCGGAGGCCACATCAAGGGCTTCAATTCCCAGGGCATCGTCGCCGTCAAGGACAAGGAGGTCCGCGAGGCGGACATCGCCCGGGTCATTGATGCGGCCAAGGCCGTGGCGATTCCGCTGGACCGGGAGGTCATTCATGTCCTCCCGCAGGAGTTCATCATCGACGACCAGGGCGGCATCAAGGAGCCCCTGGGCATGGCGGGCGTCCGGCTGGAGGCCAAGGTCCATATCGTCACCGGCGCGGTGTCCAGCGCGCAGAACATCGTCAAGTGCGCCAACCGCACCGGGCTCAATGTCTCCGACATCGTCCTCCAGCCGCTGGCCAGCGCGGAGGCGGTGCTGGGCGAGGACGAGAAGGAGCTGGGCGTGTGCCTCGTCGACATCGGCGGCGGCACCACGGACATCGCCATCTTCTCCGGCGGCTCCATCGTCCACACGGCGGTGATTGCGCTGGGTGGCAACAACCTCACCAGTGACATCGCCATTGGCCTGCGCACCCCCGCGCACGAGGCCGAGCGCATCAAGCAGAAGTACGGCTGCGCGCTGTCGTCGCTCATCAACAAGGACGACACCATTGAAGTGCCCAGCGTCGGGGGCCGTCATCCCCGCGTGCTCGGGCGGCAGATTCTCTGCGAAATACTGGAGCCGCGCGTGGAGGAGATCTTCCAGCTCGTGCACCGCGAAATCCAGAAGTGCGGCTACGAGGACCTGCTGGCCTCGGGCGTGGTGATTACGGGTGGCTCCACGCTGCTGGCCGGCATGCCAGAGCTGGCCGAGGAAGTGCTGGGCCTGCCCGTCCGCCGCGGCATGCCGCGCGGCATTGGCGGTCTGGTGGATGTGGTGAAGAGCCCCATGTACGCCACCGGCGTGGGCCTGGTCGTCTACGGCGCCCGCCACCTGGACCGGCGCATGTTCCGCATCCGCGAGGAGAACGTGTACAAGAAGGTGAAGGGCCGCATGCGCGAGTGGCTCGAGGAAATCTTCTGA
- a CDS encoding cell division protein FtsQ/DivIB, giving the protein MAFGKSKNRRRQDAAQQKEAVRGAVRSHGPGVLKVLGLTLGTGLLVWGGVALREWALTSPRFELEAVSFSGLQRASRVELLRLAALTKGQNLWTLDVDALERAMHQHPWLRTVEVTRRFPNRVSVEVTEHVPVAMAVLGELYVLDEEGEPFKRVTPGDGLDLPLVTGLDREGYVADPAAARERLRSALTVASAYARLSPEKAEQLSEVRLEAQSLALVTASGQEVRLGEGDSEVKLQRLARVRRELGARGLAAEIIHLDNRARPGWVAVKISSPASERSGASMR; this is encoded by the coding sequence ATGGCCTTCGGTAAATCCAAGAACCGCCGCCGTCAGGACGCCGCCCAGCAGAAAGAGGCGGTCCGGGGCGCGGTGCGCTCGCATGGGCCGGGCGTGCTCAAGGTGCTGGGGCTGACCCTGGGCACCGGGCTGCTGGTGTGGGGTGGGGTGGCGCTGCGGGAGTGGGCGCTGACGTCGCCGCGCTTCGAACTGGAGGCGGTGTCCTTCTCCGGCCTCCAGCGCGCCTCCCGGGTGGAGCTGCTGCGGCTGGCGGCGCTGACGAAGGGGCAGAACCTGTGGACGCTGGACGTGGACGCGCTGGAGCGCGCCATGCACCAGCACCCCTGGCTGCGCACGGTGGAGGTGACGCGTCGCTTCCCCAACCGCGTGTCGGTGGAGGTGACGGAGCACGTGCCGGTGGCGATGGCGGTGCTGGGGGAGCTGTACGTCCTGGACGAGGAGGGCGAGCCCTTCAAGCGGGTGACGCCCGGGGACGGACTGGACCTGCCCCTGGTGACGGGCCTGGACCGGGAAGGTTATGTGGCGGACCCGGCGGCGGCGCGGGAGCGCCTCCGTTCGGCGCTGACGGTGGCCAGCGCGTACGCGCGGCTGTCACCCGAGAAGGCCGAACAGTTGTCGGAGGTCCGCCTGGAGGCGCAGAGCCTGGCGCTGGTGACGGCGTCCGGGCAGGAAGTGCGCCTGGGTGAAGGAGATTCAGAGGTCAAGCTGCAGCGTCTTGCCCGTGTCCGGCGCGAACTGGGTGCGAGGGGGCTTGCAGCGGAGATCATTCACCTGGATAACCGTGCCCGGCCCGGCTGGGTGGCGGTGAAGATTTCGAGCCCCGCGTCCGAGAGGAGCGGGGCTTCGATGCGGTAA